CAAATTATAGTTATGTACGATATCCAGAAAAATGAAAGGAGGTGCGTTAAAAGCAAATGATTCAGTGCAGCTGCCGAGGAAGTCCTCCCAACAGCATCTCTTTGCACACTTTTAACCGTTCTCGTGCTTCCGACAGTAACTCCGTATCTGCCTCTTCTAAAATGTCCACCATCACATCAAGTAAATCTGGCAAGCCCTCATATAAAACCGCTGACGACTGCTCATCGAGCTCCTGTAGCGCAGCAACACTAGATACGTAGTCCACCATGCGTGCATAACTGCTATGTCCAAGCTGTGACGTTGGTAGTGGAAAGCCCTTTCCAGGAGGGCGCCCCAACGCTTGCACAAACGCCCAAATGGCCAACACGGCATAGTACATGATCCACGGTCGGTGAGGGTCTGGCTCGTTCCGGATAGAATACTGCATGGCGGCGTGTTCGGGCGGGTGGGGACTGTTTCGACGTCGAGGGTGAGGATCGACGACGACACGGTAGAGGAGCTTGAAAGCGTGGAGGATAGCATGGCGGGTCGATCCCTGGTTTGACCAGGTGCTCATGCGTTTGATAACATTGGTATAATCCCTGGATGAGACTTTGCGGCCGAGAAGACGCTTGGCGCCGGCATAAACTTGGCAATCGACAATGTCGGCATGAAGGCTTATGTGGGCGAGGTGGTAGAGGACCGAGGCGCTGTTGATAGGGCCATTTGGGATGCCCCGGTGGCCAGGAGCATCGGAGATGGAGTCTGACATGGCAATGTCAAAGCTGCCCTTCCAATTATCGAATGCTCTGAGCAGCAATTTCCGCCAAGTCTCCTGCGTCTCCATCGATGGTGTTCGGATATCTAGCCATTTCAAGTGTGTCTCTCTGTGGTTCAAGTGCCAGCCCACACTCAGTAGACCCGAAATGATAATCATGCGCCCAAACGAATGCGTCTTCACTTCCTTTCCATGCAGTGCGCTTTTTAGCCCGTCTAGGAAGGAGACCTGCTTTACACCGTACATCCTAAAGTTGGCATCCAGTTGGCGAACGACATCCGGGCTATTTGCCGCCCAGAGGTTGTCGTCACAGGGGAGTGGCAGTCGAATCTCGTGAGGCGCCATGTCGGCCGCGTGGCCAAACATGGCGGCGTGAATAACATCGAGCATAAATGCTGCAAACACCACTCGATGCATCGATTCCGTCTCTGCCCATCGAGTCCACCATGTCCGAGAATCCAGCGCCATGTTTGGGGTTTCCCGATCTGGACCCAGCGAGTCTGGCTCAGGAGGAGATTCGCTGCCCGTCCTGCCTATCAAGGGACTTCCGCGTCTGAGCAGCGTTAAAAATGCAGGGTGATAGATGTGCGCCCTCTCGTGAAGTTTTCTAGACGAATACAGCTTTTCGTAGAATTCGAGAAGTAAGAGAGCCTGTAAAACCCAAAGACTAGCAGGCGGTGCAGAGTCATCAGAGGTTAAAATCTCCCATCGGGCACAAGAAATGATGACATCTGCAAATGGGCCATATTCTGATAGTTGCCCCGTCATGTCGCGGCCACGCAATGATGCTGCCCCAAGAGAAATCATGACAAGGAGCAGCAAAATGGGGCATCGGTTCGGAGAAAATGTGTGTTGGTGGATAATGGGGAGTCGAGGCGAGACATTATCCCAGAACTCCTTGAGACAGTCTCTCATCATGTCCACATTTAGCGCAGGCAAGTCGCCGCCGCTTTCGAGGACCAGGTTGGGCATCAATGGCTCGTATcgcggctgcttcttgcgAAAGGTCTGGAACCAGTGAAGCAGCTCTTGCCGCCTTGATTCCGTGATCCAGTCGTCTGATGATGACTCGGAGAGTCGGTGAGGCTGGTCCATGGGCGACAAGCTGTTGAGGGATTCGTAGTCGTAGTGAATATTGTTGTTGAACGTAGACTCCAGGCCTCCTTCGAGGAAAGGGAGACCCGCCATGCTAAAGTCACTGTAAGTAGTCTGGGGATCGAATAGCCAAGCTGCAAAGTTTCCCTGCGACAAGGAGTCGTCGCCGGGATACCCAACACCCCCAAAGTCCACCATGCCAGACGACTCGGGCAGAACTGACGGGTCAGTTGCGTAGAAACTCGGCCTATGTCGCATGATGTTGCTGGAAGCCGTGCGGTCGTCGAGCGACGGCGCCCAGGTTGTGGCCGGGTGGGCTGCTCTGCCCGTCGTCAGCGGATGGCTCAGCGGCCCGGGCGTCGAGCCCGTGTTGGAGTCGGGCGTCAGCAGAATGGCGGCATCGTGAGGCCCGGACGTCGACacatggtggtgatgctggctGTACgacggcggctgcggctgcggctgggcgGCGACGCTATGGCGATCGGGCGGCGACTTGATCGTGGCATCGCCGCCGGTGTCGAAGCTGGGGATGCGGTTGCGCGGCGTGTACGAGGCCGTGTGCCGCTTCTTGTGGCGCGACAGCAGGTCGAGCCGCACAAACTTCTGGTCGCAGTCGCCCACGTCGCAGCGGTAGATCTCCTTGGGGTTGTCTGTTGTTGGGGCACATGTCAGTACTGCAGGGCGGAAACGGGACCGGCGACTGGCTCCTACGGTTCAGCTGATGGCGCTGCAGATGCTCGGCTCGCGAGTAGATCTTGTCGCAGCCGGCGTGGTCGCACACAAAGCGTCGCGGCGCGCCCTTCCTGCTGGCGCGCTTGTACGACGCCGAGTTCGTGACACCGCCgctgtggctgttgctgttgctgttgctgttgctcgcGCTGGTGCTCGCGCTGGACCCCGAGCCGGTGCGCGCGGCGATGCCCGTCGAGATCGCGGCCCCGAAGACATTCGCAGTCTGTGGCGACTCCATCCAAGTCATCTATTCATTGCCGGCCCCCGTCGACGAAGCCAGCCTGCGATTGTGTGCTTTTGCTAGCGGAGTCGAGCGTTTCTCTGCAGCGAAccctggccagcagcagcatcagcgtccGCATCGGCAATGGATCTGATGCCAAAGGGTCTTTTCCGTTCCGGCGCGGCTCACTTACGCGGGGACGCAGAGCTGGGGAAATAAGGAATCCCACGTTTCGACGTTTCTGGGGTTGACCCCCACCGAGGctgtgatggcgatgcttgaCGGACAAAGGTGCGGAGCAGACCAAGAGATAACGCCAATAGTGCGTTCTGGGCTTCAGCGGAGTGGCAAGAGTGGCTTGAACATTCCAGCGCTatcagcagctggagcttaTCCGATAACAGTGGCGGTGCAGAAATCCGACCACCTATCTGGGGAAAACCATCTGGCTCTTGGTGGGGGTCAGTCATATCGACGGTATGTTGCCCACCAACTCCCCGTTACTCCATCTACATTGCTCCATAAACCGGACCTCTGATGCTCTTGATTCGGtacatcttccatctccccTTCTCCGCGTTAGTCCTTTCACTATGCTACGTGGTAGTATTTCCCGTTTGTCGGTAGCATAGTTCCAGTATCAAACGCGCCTTGGCAAGCATCCTCTATCGGCTCTGGGTTCCGAACATGAACACCGCAACTCACAGATGGAGACAATCTTGGAGTAACGCTTATCCCGTATCGAGGTTTTATTTGGATGGAAATGCCACCTTCATTATGAGTTAGTGATTTGCTATTACTTCTGCTTCTACTAGCAGCCATCAGTCCAGGCTGTCATCACCTTTTGTTCCGAAACTGAATCCACGAGCAATCTTAGGCTGCTTATTATGCTAGTGCAAATTCATACATTAGAGCGGCAATGCTCTTCAAAGTCTATCCGAACCCAGGTCATCGTAAATATAgtatcctttttttgttccaaCAGACCCATCCCTATCTGTGCATTCCTTTCAATGTGCCCACCGCCATGACAAGTCGTCGCCTAACCGTAAAGCcaataattttttttctcccatctATAAAACGCCCTCCAACTCCTCATGAAGCAGAAGCTTggttctcctcctctccttgACCCTCAGTCTCGTCCAGCTTGACTGCCTCCACGGCACCGTTCAATCCGCTCTCCtggttcttctcctccagcaTACCGGCAGATGCCAAAAAGAATTGCGCAACGTCGTTGTGTTCGTTAAAGTAGGCCAAGTCCAGGGGAACGTAGTTTCGCTCGTTGGCCAGCGCAGGCAAAGCACCTTGCTCCATGAGAAGCTTGACAATATCCAGATGACCTCCAAGTGCTGCCCAGTGCATGCCGGTGTTTCCATGTTCATTGGCGTCGTCCAGGaaagtcttcttctcttcctttggtCTCTCATCAAAGTATTGAATGAGTTTGCGAACAGTTTCTGAACATGTCATCAGCCTCCCAATTCCTACCATCAGATTTCTCCAACTCGACTGTGACAATTTCACAGCTAGTACTGAACACTTTCAGAAAACATGTATGAAATTTTCTTACCTAGATGGCCATTTCCTGCCGCCATGTGTAAAGTCGTTGATTTGCCTTCATCCTTCGCAGCCAGCAGAATCTCAGCTGGTGACGCCTTCTCGCGCTCGGACAGGGCCGTCAGTGTCTCTGTAAGATCCGCATCTTCGCCTACTCTGGCGAAGTAGACGAGATcgtcgatttcttcttctgtgaGATTCGGCGCCATTGTGATATAACGACTTCactcgctcttctttggtTTGCAAAGATAAAATTTTAgcactcttcttcattggTGGAGGGGACTGTGTGAAAGTCTTGCCCCGCGATTTTTGCACTGTGCGCAGCTGTCTCTTCAACTTTTCCGGGTAGGTGGATACATGTGCGAGCGCCGGTTTAAATCGTTAGTATCCTCAATGATATGAGCAGACACGTAAAATAAGTCAACATGCCATTGAGATATAGAGAGGTAGATATGGATGCCAACGTAGAATCACTTCCTCAGGCTCGTTCTCTGATTTGGTATGGAAATACCATCTACAACCGCTAGGCTGTGGCTAAACAAAAACCACGAGATTTGTCGGCGGACGCTTATTTCAAACAGTAAACTTTATTAGGTTTCGACCGATTGACGTTGGCCTAAAAGATCAGAATTGAGCTGGTGGATGATCCATATAGCCCCTATCTCATCGACTCTAATTTCACATCGTTGGCTTGATGAGTTGAATCTGAACAACTTCTAGTCGTTGATACTATTCCGGACTTCAGCAGCCGTTTCGAGAGATTCGCGTAAAAGGTCCATTGGTGACTTTCAGATTTAGTAAGCCCCATTTCTACAAAGTGGTTGTGAGCTCATGGTCATCGCTTTTTGGTTTAGTAGAGGCTGTCGGTATTACCATGGACTGTCATGCAAGTACTTCTTCAATACCAGCGACACCGGATCTCTTGGTATGCCTTGGTGTCAAATCTCACTATTTTAGTATAATAGTGGAGAGATCAGAACAAGACGGCCATAGCGCGTATATACGAGTAGGATCATTTGAAGTTCAGTCAATCGAAGAAAATGGAAATGACCATCTTAGGAACTGGATAACGGGAATCGACATCTATTACGGTAGCATTCGTATGGACTACCTAGCTATATAGAAGAATTGTACTCGCCTCATCAACATGGCTTTGGCTCTCAAGTGGGAATTTTTGCGGGATATGAAAGACCATTGTATTCATACAAGGAGCTGCCCAAGCTTGAAGTCAAGCCAATCGGCGAGGTTTCCTGCCTCATCAAGCCATTGTATCTCGGCTTTGACACCCATCATCAACATTACTTGAAGCTCCCTCTGAACTTCGACAACTTCGGCGTCATCCTTGACGTCTAAAAGCTTTTCTAAAATCCCAACGGCGACTTTGCGATCGCGTGTTGAAAGGAATGAAACTGGATCACGGCACTCGGTGGACGAGATTGATGTTTTCGAGCTATTGCTCTCCTGGGATGACTGACTCGTTGGTGACTGCTGGTTGTGTGAAGAGTGTCTTTTCGAGTTATTGAGATAAAGCTCATATTCTAAAAGATCTTGTGACTTGATTCCTAGCCAGCGGATACCTGGAGCTGTGACATCTGTTTCTTGAATTGCAGTGTTGGATCTGAATCGATAGCAGCGGAAAATATTGAGCCCATCAGGGTCATAGTCGACTAGTGCGAATATTGGAATCTGCGGACAATTGAAGCGGATGAGCTGCAGAAACGAGCATGTGAGTATGTCTGGATACCCCTTTGCCTTTAAAGATGTCAAATTAGCTAGCAAGCAAAAAGCGTTCATTCGATGGACTTGCTGTTATTATGATGCCTGGACCAACACGAGACGTTTGCCAAAACGACGAAGATGTTAAAGAGCGAAATACCGCCTTGGAAGAGTTAGCAGATCAACAAAGTAGGACACGGAAAGATTGCACAAACGTCTTTCTCAACAACAAGGATCCACCGGGTGGCTTCGCAGTTCAAGGTGGCAATTGATCCAGTCGTTGGTAGTGTGATCCCCTGTCAAGCATTTAGAATAGGACAACAAGCGGTATAAGCAAGTCTACACACCGCGTCACCTGTAGCGGGACCAATCACTCTATCATCTTGAAGGCGAATGCTGAGAGATCCTGAGAAGACTCCCTTCGAAGATGCGACCTAGATTTGTTAGAAGGGTGCTCCAATGAGCAACCGGCTACGTCGTCACTTGACATACAATATTCAACTCATCACGGTGGATGCCAAGTGCGAGGGCAAGGCTGTCTACAAGCTTGTCCACCGTCCTCTGGCTGCTAAATAATTCTTGGTGCTGATAGAAGATGTGGCTGGTTCACCGCGATAGTCATGTTAGAATCTAGCAACACAAAAGAAATATCACAAACGACTTGTACGAACCGCTTGGTCAATACTATTCCCGAAACTAGAGCGTCGTGGGCGAGCTGTAAGATGAGAAGTATCCGAGCTTGGAATCACAAGATGAGACGCAGAACACAAGATTTACTCGCTTGAGCAATGGTGCGTACCGAATTTTGTGGCCTCCTGCGCGCATTTTCCCGGAAAACGAATCTTTTGGGTGGTTtgaccatctccatctctggTCAAGTCGATGCAGAGCTCCTTTCCTTCAGCCAAACAGTCAAGGATAGACTCCAAGATGGATTCAATTCGAGAAATGACCGCTCCAGCCGAAGTCGTGTTCCCAGGCTGGGTAACAATACGCTCTCCATCGCGGGGTATGACGTCCATTGTTGCTCAGCCCATGGATATTTGCATGTGATAAATAGGCAGATGATGCGTTCGCAGTCCCGGACTCTTGAGCAGTCCGTGAATTGGAGTCGTGCAATGCAGCTGACAGTGGCTGGTGAAGGCGAAATGGACTCGATTCAAAAAACGAGCCCTTCGACACTGCCGCATACGAATACGAGCTGCATTACTAGTGGTGAATCTCGCAGCCTTTTAGCGCCACTGCCCGCCAAGGTTGGCTGCCAGCGCCCCAAATAGGGACCAGTGGATGTCACCGTTCAGGCACAAACACCGCTAGCAGCGAAGCGGGAAACGTGGAGCGATTCTTGGATGACGCTAAACACATTGAACTCCTTCGCTGAATTTGGATCTGCTTTTGCACCTTTTCTCCTCTATAAAGCGTTGGACAGGCTCCCGACTTTTAACCTCTGATCAATTGACCATTTACAGCAACCAGAGCCTTTTTCATCAAGATGGTCACCGCAACGGGCCGAGATATCGGCAACGTCAAGTCCCGCAAGCGAGCTTCTGACGACTCTGCGGACAGCTTTCCCAAGCGACCCAAAGTTGGTGGCAAGACTGACCTCACGAGATGGCGAATGAAGGACGACGAGAGCCGCCATACGTGGCACTATCTGGAGGACGACAAGGCAGCTGAGGAGTGGCCGCAGAGCTATGCTGAAAAATGGTACCTGAATCTGCCCATGGTACGTCTCTCAATAGCATCGAACTCATCAATAAGCGATTGCAATACTGACAATGTGGTCGCATCCAGGATCTCCCCGCTCTGCCGAAAGCCACGACAGCGCTTGAATCCGCTGAGAACGGCCTTTCCTTCTTCGAAAAGCTCCAATTGCCCTCTGGCCACTGGGGCTGCGAATATGGCGGGCCCATGTTCCTTCTGGTGGGCGTTGTCGTTGCTTGGTACGTAACGAAGACGCCCATCCCCGACGCCTACGCGACCGAGATCAAGAACTACCTCACCGCACGAGCGCACCCCAAA
This portion of the Trichoderma atroviride chromosome 6, complete sequence genome encodes:
- a CDS encoding uncharacterized protein (EggNog:ENOG41~TransMembrane:1 (n12-23c31/32o799-816i)) — translated: MTWMESPQTANVFGAAISTGIAARTGSGSSASTSASNSNSNSNSHSGGVTNSASYKRASRKGAPRRFVCDHAGCDKIYSRAEHLQRHQLNHNPKEIYRCDVGDCDQKFVRLDLLSRHKKRHTASYTPRNRIPSFDTGGDATIKSPPDRHSVAAQPQPQPPSYSQHHHHVSTSGPHDAAILLTPDSNTGSTPGPLSHPLTTGRAAHPATTWAPSLDDRTASSNIMRHRPSFYATDPSVLPESSGMVDFGGVGYPGDDSLSQGNFAAWLFDPQTTYSDFSMAGLPFLEGGLESTFNNNIHYDYESLNSLSPMDQPHRLSESSSDDWITESRRQELLHWFQTFRKKQPRYEPLMPNLVLESGGDLPALNVDMMRDCLKEFWDNVSPRLPIIHQHTFSPNRCPILLLLVMISLGAASLRGRDMTGQLSEYGPFADVIISCARWEILTSDDSAPPASLWVLQALLLLEFYEKLYSSRKLHERAHIYHPAFLTLLRRGSPLIGRTGSESPPEPDSLGPDRETPNMALDSRTWWTRWAETESMHRVVFAAFMLDVIHAAMFGHAADMAPHEIRLPLPCDDNLWAANSPDVVRQLDANFRMYGVKQVSFLDGLKSALHGKEVKTHSFGRMIIISGLLSVGWHLNHRETHLKWLDIRTPSMETQETWRKLLLRAFDNWKGSFDIAMSDSISDAPGHRGIPNGPINSASVLYHLAHISLHADIVDCQVYAGAKRLLGRKVSSRDYTNVIKRMSTWSNQGSTRHAILHAFKLLYRVVVDPHPRRRNSPHPPEHAAMQYSIRNEPDPHRPWIMYYAVLAIWAFVQALGRPPGKGFPLPTSQLGHSSYARMVDYVSSVAALQELDEQSSAVLYEGLPDLLDVMVDILEEADTELLSEARERLKVCKEMLLGGLPRQLH